Proteins encoded by one window of Lathyrus oleraceus cultivar Zhongwan6 chromosome 1, CAAS_Psat_ZW6_1.0, whole genome shotgun sequence:
- the LOC127130557 gene encoding probable carboxylesterase 120 yields the protein MPYLTRLQTMSIQTLQPPSTTTDPYQFLKIQHNHNDTLTRNLEDPHTLPSSDTTLPISVLTKDITINNSNQTWLRLFLPKNTTFSNKNNKFLPLIVFFHGGGFILLSAASTRFHNFCVEMAETVEAVVASVEYRLAPEHRLPAAYDDAMEALSLIRTSEDEWLTKYVDYSKCFLMGNSAGASIAYHAGLRVVENVKDLEPLKIQGLILHQPFFGGIQRTESEVRLENDPVFPLCVSDMMWELALPIGVDRDHEYSNLIVGNDIDEKFEKIKDQGWKVLVSMNGGDLLVDRNKELVKLMKEKGVDVVVDYQEGGFHGIEFFEASITKNFILRVLELN from the coding sequence ATGCCTTATCTCACCAGACTACAAACTATGTCTATCCAAACCTTGCAACCACCATCTACAACAACTGATCCCTACCAATTCCTCAAAATCCAACACAATCACAACGATACACTAACTCGAAATCTTGAAGATCCACACACTTTACCTTCATCAGATACTACTCTCCCAATCTCTGTTCTAACCAAAGACATCACCATCAATAACTCAAACCAAACATGGCTTCGGTTATTCCTACCTAAAAACACAACATTTTCaaacaaaaacaacaaatttCTACCACTTATTGTTTTCTTCCATGGAGGTGGCTTCATCCTTCTAAGTGCAGCCTCCACGAGGTTCCACAACTTTTGTGTTGAAATGGCTGAAACTGTGGAGGCCGTCGTCGCATCGGTTGAATATCGCCTCGCACCGGAGCACCGGTTGCCGGCAGCATACGATGATGCTATGGAAGCATTGAGTTTGATTAGAACTAGTGAAGATGAATGGTTGACTAAATATGTTGATTATTCTAAATGTTTTCTAATGGGAAATAGTGCTGGAGCTAGCATTGCCTACCATGCAGGACTACGTGTGGTTGAAAATGTAAAAGATTTGGAGCCATTGAAAATTCAAGGGCTGATATTGCATCAACCGTTTTTTGGTGGGATCCAGAGGACTGAATCAGAGGTGAGATTAGAGAATGATCCTGTTTTTCCATTGTGTGTTAGTGATATGATGTGGGAATTAGCATTACCAATTGGAGTTGATCGTGATCACGAGTATTCCAATCTAATAGTTGGAAATGATATTGATGAAAAATTTGAGAAGATTAAGGATCAAGGGTGGAAGGTGTTGGTGAGTATGAACGGTGGAGATCTATTGGTAGATCGTAATAAAGAGTTGGTGAAACTGATGAAGGAGAAGGGTGTGGACGTGGTGGTGGATTATCAAGAAGGTGGTTTTCATGGTATTGAATTTTTTGAGGCATCTATAACAAAGAACTTCATTTTGAGGGTTTTGGAATTGAATTGA